The Roseimicrobium gellanilyticum genome contains a region encoding:
- a CDS encoding ROK family protein, with translation MKSDLFAAIEAGGTKFNCAVGTGPDDIRASVRIATTTPTDTLHDVMEFLQNASKLGRIAGIGVGSFGPIDLNRQSDTYGYITTTPKEGWKYTDLLSSMGELFHAPVGFDTDVNAAALGEYTWGNGEGCDPLIYITVGTGIGGGVLVNGRPLHGSLHPEIGHLFIPAIQSDAPNPDGICPFHGDCLEGLISGPAIAARWGAPAETFPADHECWGEFSTLMALALSNLILTLSPQRIILGGGVMHQAQLFPMIREEVQRMLNGYVQTNEVLQDIDNYIVPPGLGDQAGMLGAMVLAKQAKGR, from the coding sequence ATGAAGTCGGATCTGTTCGCAGCCATCGAAGCTGGAGGCACCAAGTTCAACTGCGCCGTGGGCACCGGTCCGGATGACATCCGCGCCTCCGTCCGCATCGCCACCACCACCCCCACAGATACGCTTCATGACGTGATGGAGTTTCTCCAGAACGCCTCCAAGCTTGGCCGTATCGCAGGGATTGGGGTGGGCTCCTTCGGTCCCATCGACCTAAACCGCCAGAGTGACACCTACGGCTACATCACCACGACTCCGAAGGAAGGCTGGAAATATACGGACCTGCTGAGCTCCATGGGAGAGCTCTTCCACGCGCCGGTGGGCTTCGACACGGATGTGAATGCTGCCGCTCTGGGCGAATACACCTGGGGCAATGGCGAAGGCTGCGACCCGCTTATCTACATTACCGTGGGCACTGGCATCGGTGGTGGCGTGCTGGTGAATGGCAGGCCGCTGCACGGCTCGCTGCACCCGGAGATTGGCCACTTGTTCATTCCCGCCATCCAGTCAGATGCGCCGAACCCGGATGGCATCTGCCCTTTCCACGGCGATTGCCTGGAGGGACTCATCAGCGGCCCCGCCATCGCCGCTCGCTGGGGGGCCCCTGCGGAGACGTTCCCCGCAGATCACGAGTGCTGGGGAGAATTCTCCACGCTCATGGCGCTGGCTCTTTCCAATCTCATCCTCACGCTGTCCCCGCAACGCATCATCCTCGGGGGTGGTGTGATGCACCAGGCCCAGCTCTTCCCGATGATTCGCGAGGAGGTGCAGCGCATGCTCAATGGCTACGTGCAGACCAATGAGGTGCTGCAGGACATTGATAACTACATCGTGCCACCGGGCTTGGGCGACCAAGCCGGGATGCTCGGTGCCATGGTGCTGGCGAAGCAGGCGAAGGGGAGATAA
- a CDS encoding MFS transporter, whose product MQTALKAKLSSFMFLQYFIWGSWYASMGTYLANTLKFGGEQIGAAYGAFAIGAMISPFFVGLIADRYFASEKLLGILGILGGVVLCWLPSLTTFGSFYPALILYCALFVPTLALGNSLSLTHLADARTDFPRVKTLSAVGWIAGGVTLSLLKGEQSPLQFYLAGSVSMAFGIFSLFLPHTPPTKTGANVSMAEILGLDALALLKKPAFAIFVVCMFLICIPLYFYFVMLGIYLTELKWESMAAKMTLAQVSDVIFLFLLPVFLKKFGYKKTIFIGILAWALRYLALSGSVGGAGAQVALIFAAILLHGVCYDFLFIAGQLYVDDEAGERIRGAAQGFIAFILWGVGAFVGTLLAGKVMAANKLATAQGTIAHDWQAIWLTPALGACAVLVVFLIFFREPKSRT is encoded by the coding sequence ATGCAAACCGCTCTCAAGGCAAAGCTGTCCTCTTTCATGTTCCTCCAGTACTTCATCTGGGGTTCATGGTATGCGAGCATGGGAACCTACCTGGCGAATACCCTCAAGTTCGGTGGTGAGCAAATCGGTGCGGCGTATGGAGCTTTTGCCATCGGAGCGATGATCTCGCCCTTCTTTGTGGGACTCATCGCTGACCGTTACTTTGCCTCTGAGAAATTGCTCGGCATCTTGGGCATTCTTGGCGGGGTGGTCCTGTGCTGGCTTCCCAGTCTCACTACATTTGGCAGCTTCTATCCCGCGCTGATTCTGTATTGCGCGCTTTTTGTGCCCACCCTCGCTCTGGGCAATTCACTTTCACTCACACATCTTGCCGATGCGCGTACCGACTTTCCGAGGGTAAAAACACTTTCTGCCGTTGGTTGGATCGCAGGTGGTGTGACTCTCAGCTTGCTGAAGGGGGAACAGTCGCCGTTGCAGTTTTACCTCGCCGGCTCGGTCTCGATGGCATTTGGCATCTTCTCCCTCTTCCTGCCGCATACTCCCCCAACGAAGACAGGGGCAAATGTGAGCATGGCTGAAATCCTTGGGCTGGATGCGCTGGCCCTGCTGAAGAAGCCAGCCTTCGCCATCTTCGTCGTGTGCATGTTTCTCATCTGCATCCCGCTCTATTTCTACTTTGTCATGCTGGGCATCTATCTCACGGAACTGAAGTGGGAAAGCATGGCGGCGAAGATGACGCTCGCCCAGGTGTCGGATGTCATTTTCCTGTTCCTGCTCCCGGTATTCCTGAAAAAGTTTGGATACAAGAAGACCATCTTCATCGGCATCCTCGCGTGGGCACTCCGTTATCTTGCCCTTTCTGGCAGCGTGGGTGGTGCTGGCGCCCAGGTGGCGCTTATCTTTGCGGCGATCCTTCTGCACGGAGTTTGTTATGATTTCCTTTTCATCGCAGGGCAACTCTATGTCGACGACGAGGCCGGGGAACGTATTCGTGGTGCGGCCCAGGGGTTCATCGCTTTCATCCTTTGGGGTGTGGGCGCTTTTGTAGGCACGTTGCTCGCAGGCAAGGTGATGGCGGCAAACAAACTCGCCACTGCGCAAGGGACCATTGCTCACGACTGGCAGGCCATCTGGCTGACTCCGGCTCTGGGCGCGTGCGCGGTGCTTGTTGTCTTTTTGATTTTCTTCCGCGAGCCCAAGTCGCGCACCTGA
- a CDS encoding SGNH/GDSL hydrolase family protein: MKLLPLLAALTVSALLTPLHAEHNGKLQVLLLGDSTTEARIPKQHQPKGPHFEDIIRILMAGEKDMPPCNVINSGVSGEFIRRLLDSKRYERDVQKLPGLDYIFIRYGINDQNKRENFTENFTKDYQELLALLKKDHPKAQIIIMTIIPYGNLEKNQQVNALNEKVAKDAGLPLFDIFPRYLAELKKGENMLNYRRISLDKIPPQYLDIVKPFTFENPPRVEVLDNQLDAILGHIPAWYADRHPNAAGYNVIADETAKYLTKMIREKKGAAAPATAKAP, from the coding sequence ATGAAGTTGCTTCCTCTTCTCGCTGCCCTCACGGTTTCAGCCCTGCTCACCCCCCTCCACGCCGAGCATAACGGCAAGCTTCAGGTCCTGCTCCTGGGGGATAGCACCACGGAAGCGCGCATTCCAAAGCAACACCAGCCCAAGGGACCTCACTTCGAGGACATCATCCGCATCCTGATGGCTGGGGAGAAGGACATGCCGCCCTGCAACGTCATCAACTCAGGGGTGAGCGGTGAGTTCATCCGCCGGTTGCTGGATTCAAAACGTTATGAGCGTGACGTCCAGAAGCTTCCCGGCCTGGACTACATCTTCATCCGCTACGGCATCAACGACCAGAACAAGCGCGAGAACTTCACCGAGAATTTCACCAAGGACTATCAGGAGCTCCTCGCGCTCCTGAAGAAGGATCACCCCAAGGCGCAGATCATCATCATGACGATCATTCCCTATGGCAATCTGGAGAAGAACCAGCAGGTGAATGCCCTCAATGAAAAGGTCGCCAAGGACGCAGGACTCCCTCTCTTCGACATCTTTCCTCGTTACCTGGCAGAGCTGAAGAAGGGCGAGAACATGCTGAACTACCGCCGCATCTCTCTGGACAAGATCCCGCCGCAGTACCTCGATATCGTGAAGCCGTTCACCTTTGAAAATCCGCCTCGCGTGGAAGTCCTGGACAACCAGCTCGACGCCATCCTCGGCCACATTCCCGCCTGGTATGCCGACCGACATCCCAATGCAGCGGGCTACAACGTGATTGCCGATGAGACGGCGAAGTATCTCACGAAGATGATTCGCGAGAAGAAGGGCGCAGCAGCTCCGGCAACAGCAAAAGCTCCGTGA
- the metF gene encoding methylenetetrahydrofolate reductase [NAD(P)H], protein MHICDIFNERKPTFSFEFFPPKTPEGAETLFEAIRELEVYKPAFVSVTYGAGGTTRDLTHDLVVRIKQTTSLDPVPHLTCVCHNEEDIASILERYAQAGVSNILALGGDPPRNLPNYEKAKDAFQHASDLVRFIRRFGSNGAHPDGRGFGIGVAGFPEGHPSTPNRLMEMDYLKAKVDAGADYICTQLFFDNRDFFDFRDRCRLAGIHVPILAGIMPITSAGGMKRMAELAGGARFPAKLLRAIARCGNDEDAVQRVGVHYATEQCADLLDHQVDGIHFYTLNKSKATREIYAELGLKDSHSFQSHPRPS, encoded by the coding sequence ATGCACATTTGTGACATCTTCAACGAGCGCAAGCCGACCTTCTCCTTTGAATTCTTCCCGCCGAAGACCCCCGAGGGTGCCGAGACCCTGTTTGAAGCCATCCGCGAGCTGGAGGTGTACAAACCCGCCTTCGTCAGCGTGACCTATGGCGCAGGTGGCACCACCCGGGACCTGACTCATGACCTTGTCGTGCGCATCAAGCAGACCACCTCACTGGACCCGGTACCGCACCTGACCTGCGTGTGCCACAATGAGGAGGACATCGCGAGCATCCTGGAGCGCTATGCGCAAGCCGGGGTAAGCAACATCCTCGCACTGGGTGGCGACCCGCCGCGCAACCTGCCCAACTACGAAAAGGCGAAGGACGCCTTCCAACACGCCTCGGACCTTGTACGCTTCATCCGCCGCTTTGGCAGCAATGGCGCGCATCCGGATGGCCGTGGCTTTGGTATCGGTGTGGCCGGCTTCCCCGAAGGCCACCCCTCCACGCCGAATCGCCTCATGGAGATGGATTACCTGAAGGCGAAGGTGGATGCCGGTGCGGACTACATCTGCACGCAGCTCTTTTTCGACAATCGTGACTTCTTTGACTTCCGCGATCGCTGCCGCCTGGCCGGCATCCACGTGCCCATCCTGGCAGGGATCATGCCCATCACCAGCGCCGGTGGGATGAAGCGCATGGCCGAATTGGCCGGTGGAGCTCGCTTCCCTGCAAAGCTGCTCCGCGCCATCGCCCGCTGTGGCAACGACGAGGACGCCGTGCAGCGCGTTGGCGTGCACTATGCCACCGAGCAGTGCGCCGATTTGCTCGATCATCAGGTGGACGGAATCCACTTCTATACGCTAAACAAGAGCAAGGCTACGAGGGAAATCTATGCGGAACTCGGGCTGAAGGACTCCCATTCATTCCAGTCACACCCCCGCCCCTCATGA